The genomic region GTGCTGGTACAGGCAAGGATCTACGACGAGTTCGTCGAAAGGCTGGTCGCAGCCGCGCGAGCCATCCCTTGCGGCGATCCCTCGTCCGAGCAGGTGTTGTTCGGGCCGGTGATCAGCGAGGCTTCCTGCGAACGAATTCTCGGCATCATCGAGCGGGCTCGGGCGCACAATGCCGGACGTCTGGTCAGTGGCGGCCAGCGAATGGGCGGGGAATGCCGCTCCGGATTCTTCGTCGAACCGACGATCTTCGCAGACGTCGATCCGATGTCCGAGCTGGCTCAGCAGGAAATCTTCGGGCCGGTGTTGTCGGTGATCAGGTTCGAAACCGAACCGCAGGCGATCGAGATCGCCAACAACACGGTCTATGGCCTGGCTGCGTACTTGCATACGCGTGATCTGACGCGCACACATCGCATGGCGGATTTGTTGAAGGCGGGCTCTGTCTACGTCAATGGATCGGGGCGACTACCACCGAATGCACCGTTCGGTGGGCTCGGCGAGAGCGGTTTCGGGCGTGAAGGGGGCCGCGCCGGTATCGAGGAATTTGTCCGGCCGAAGACCGTCGCCATTGCTCAGTTGCCGTGATCGAGTAAGGGATTACGCGTGGCGAGGCCGGGAAAACAACTGTGGGCCGAGCAGGCGCAGATAATCCCCCAGGATTTTGCTGGCGTTTTCGTGATCCTTCTGGTTGTTGGACGATTCAAGCGACAGCCGGGCTGCCGCAGCCACGCTGGCGCCAGCGATGGTCGCTTGGCGCGAGTCGGCCTCGATGCCGAGGCGCTGCGCGATCAGCGTCGCCCATTGCCGTTCGGCGGAACGCGTCGTTTGCAGCCAGACGGCGCGAAAACTGTCGGTCGCGTTGAGGATGCGGAACATTTTCCAGCCGCGCTCGATGGGCACCACGAACCAGGATTCGGTAAACGCAGCGACGATCGACTCCTGAATGGTCTCCGTCGTCGGGCGCTGGGCCATTGCCGCCGCGCCGCGCCGCATGGCCTCGATCACCGCCGGTATGATCACCTCTTCCTTGGTCGGGAAGTAGCGATAGAAGGAGCGCTCCGAAATGCCGACATGTTCGGCAATTTCCTTGACCGTGAACTCGGTGGAATCGCTGTCGATGAACAGGCGGATCGCGCCCTGTGATGCGGCGAGCATCGTTCGGTCTTTTGCGCTGCGGGGAACGGAGCTCATTCGTCGGATCGATTCGTTCGTGTCAGCACATTCTATTTTCTTCGGACGACAAACAAACACCGCGTCCAAACACCGCGTCGCGAGGCCGGATATCCGCGGTCATCTTGACAAACAGGCGTGCCGCGCCGCGGCCGACATGGCGTGACCGGGTTCCGCAAACGAATTTCGAGCGAGGCGCCCCGCGCGCGGGGCGCAATCCGATCGGAAGCTCAGGTTTCGATGGCGCGCAATGCGTCACGATTGTAGCTGCGCGACGCCAGGAAGAAGTGAATCATCGCCCAGCCCATCGCCACGCTCAGCAATGTGACCAGGGCATAGCGCAATGACTCGGGACCGCCGAAGCCGTCGCTGAGAACGCCCACCAGAAAGGGCGCGACCCCGTAGCCGATCAGGTTGGTGACGACCTGGATCGAAGCCAGCGTGATGCCGCGCATGCGCGGCTTGGCGAGCCCGACGACACTGGCGAAGGCCGGCGGAATCGTCGCAAAGATCGCCGCAGCGACACCGAAAAACAGCACCGTTGCGACGGTGGAATTCTGGGTCAGTGTTGCCCCCAGAATCAGCGGTACGGCGATCAGTGAAGCAACCGCCGAAAACCCGGCACGGCGGTGTCCGGCATTGCGACTGAGACGGTCGCTGATCAATCCGCCGAGCAGGGACCCCAAGGACGAGAACGCACCAAAGGTGATGCCGGTGATCACCGCGGCCTGCTTGATGTCCAGCTCGTGGATGCGCATCAAAAATGCCACCAGCCAGGCGCCGTTCGCGGACAGCGCGCCTATTGCCAGCGACATGCCGATGAACAGGTGGATCATCGCGCGCTGACTGATCAGGAAGCGAAGCGTCTCGCCGATCTTCGGAGTCGGGCCGGTGCTGACCGTGATCGGGTCCATGCCGCCGCGCTTGGGCTCCTTGACCGTGAACAGCAACAACATCGCAAACAGAAAGCCGGGAACACCGGCGATCATGAATGCGGCGCGCCAGCCATGGACCGCCGCGACGTGGGTGCCGATCAGGGCGCTCATGGCGCCACCGATTGCGGTACTTGTGAAGAATATCCCGATCGCGGTGGAGCGCTGCTTGGGCGGGAACAGATCGGAAATGATCGACATGCTGTTGGGTGAACCGCCGGCCTCGGCGGCACCAACACCCATGCGTGCGAGCACCAGGTGTACGAAGCTGTTGGCGAAGCCCGCGAGCGCCGTGAATCCGCTCCACACCAGTACGACACCGGCGAGCAGGTTGCGGCGGTTGACCCTGTCCACCAGCGTGCCCAGGGGCAGGCAGGCGAGCGCGAACATCAGGCCATAGGCCAGTCCGGTCAGCAGTCCGATTTGTTGATCGCTGAGGCCGAATTCCTCGCGGATGGGCTCGACCACGATCGACACCACGGTGCGGTCCAGAAAGTGACAGGAGCTGATCAGGGTCAGCACCGTCAGCGTCCACCAGGACGAGGCCTGCGCCTTTTTCTCGACCGCCACCGGCTCCGCGATCGGCGGCGTCGGGATCATGTTCTCGTTGCCCATTACCCTTCCTTTCTGGGATACGGAGCGCTATGCCGCACGCATCCGGATCATCAAGTTTGCTTGTGTGATGCCATTTACAGACGGACGAGCAGCGCGGCGGATGCGATCGGCCCGCCTCCCATCGTCACCGCTGCCACCGAAGGGTCGTTCGGCACCTGGCGCTCACCGCCGAGGCCGCGCAGCTGCGTGACGGCTTCCAGCACATGACCGAGGCCGTGCAGCCTGCCGGACGACAACTGGCCACCGCCGGTGGCGATCGGCAGTTCACCGTCGAGCGCGATGCGGTGGCCGCCCTCGATGAAAGACGCGGCTTCTCCACGTCCGCAGAAGCCCATCGCTTCCAGCCATAGCAGGCTCAGGAAGCTGAAGCCGTCATACAGTTCGGCCACGTCAACGTCCCCGGGCTTCAGGTCGGTGCGACTCCAAAGACGCTTTCCCGCATCGTCGGCGGCGAAGCGCGTCAGGTCCGACTGCTGGTCCCAGGTGTCTCGGCCATACAGCGGGCCGCATATCGCCTCGAATCCGATCGGCTTCGATTTCAGGTCACGCGCGAAGTCGCGATGCGACACGATCACCACGGCGGAACCGTCGACCGGGATGTCGCAGTCGTACAGGCATAGCGGCGTCGAAATGATGCGCGAGCCCATGTACTGATCCATCGACAGCGGCTCGCGATAGATGCCGAGCGGATTCAGCGCGGCATTGCGGCGCGAGGTCAGGGCAATCTGGGCGAGCTGTTCCCGCGTGGCGCCGAACTCGTGGAAGTAGCGCGATGCGATCAGGCCCACCCAGTTCGATGCGGAAAATGCCCCGAACGGCGATTGCCAGATGCCGAATCCGGACACGCGTTCGGAAGCGGCGCCGACCAGACTCGAATGCGTGCCGCTGGCGGCCGCCGCGGCGCTGGATTCATTGACCGTGCGATAACACAGCACATGTCTGGCCTGACCGCTCGCCACCGCCATGCAGGCGTTGATGATCGAGGCCATCTGAGGCCCCTCGGAGCCGGCGCTGTACCAGTTGAGCTCGAAGCGCATCGCTTCCTTGACGTCGGTCATATGCACCGACGAATAGCCGACGGGGTCTTCCTTGTAGCCGGGCCAGCAGGCGAGACCGTCGATATCGCTGCGGTCGAGGCCGGCGTCGTCAAGTGCGGCCAGAATCGCCTCGAGCGTCAAGCTCAGTGGTGTACGACCCAAGCGCCGGCCAGTCGCTGACTGGCCGATTCCGGA from Gammaproteobacteria bacterium harbors:
- a CDS encoding TetR/AcrR family transcriptional regulator, giving the protein MDAVFVCRPKKIECADTNESIRRMSSVPRSAKDRTMLAASQGAIRLFIDSDSTEFTVKEIAEHVGISERSFYRYFPTKEEVIIPAVIEAMRRGAAAMAQRPTTETIQESIVAAFTESWFVVPIERGWKMFRILNATDSFRAVWLQTTRSAERQWATLIAQRLGIEADSRQATIAGASVAAAARLSLESSNNQKDHENASKILGDYLRLLGPQLFSRPRHA
- a CDS encoding thiolase family protein, producing the protein MSSEILERRAVISGIGQSATGRRLGRTPLSLTLEAILAALDDAGLDRSDIDGLACWPGYKEDPVGYSSVHMTDVKEAMRFELNWYSAGSEGPQMASIINACMAVASGQARHVLCYRTVNESSAAAAASGTHSSLVGAASERVSGFGIWQSPFGAFSASNWVGLIASRYFHEFGATREQLAQIALTSRRNAALNPLGIYREPLSMDQYMGSRIISTPLCLYDCDIPVDGSAVVIVSHRDFARDLKSKPIGFEAICGPLYGRDTWDQQSDLTRFAADDAGKRLWSRTDLKPGDVDVAELYDGFSFLSLLWLEAMGFCGRGEAASFIEGGHRIALDGELPIATGGGQLSSGRLHGLGHVLEAVTQLRGLGGERQVPNDPSVAAVTMGGGPIASAALLVRL
- a CDS encoding MFS transporter; this translates as MGNENMIPTPPIAEPVAVEKKAQASSWWTLTVLTLISSCHFLDRTVVSIVVEPIREEFGLSDQQIGLLTGLAYGLMFALACLPLGTLVDRVNRRNLLAGVVLVWSGFTALAGFANSFVHLVLARMGVGAAEAGGSPNSMSIISDLFPPKQRSTAIGIFFTSTAIGGAMSALIGTHVAAVHGWRAAFMIAGVPGFLFAMLLLFTVKEPKRGGMDPITVSTGPTPKIGETLRFLISQRAMIHLFIGMSLAIGALSANGAWLVAFLMRIHELDIKQAAVITGITFGAFSSLGSLLGGLISDRLSRNAGHRRAGFSAVASLIAVPLILGATLTQNSTVATVLFFGVAAAIFATIPPAFASVVGLAKPRMRGITLASIQVVTNLIGYGVAPFLVGVLSDGFGGPESLRYALVTLLSVAMGWAMIHFFLASRSYNRDALRAIET